In Desulfuromonas sp., the following proteins share a genomic window:
- the yedF gene encoding sulfurtransferase-like selenium metabolism protein YedF: MTTLDCRAKKCPHPVVETRKLVLERPGVPLRVLVGDDTARENVSRLAASQGYTVEASDTDGGFALELTPGAASGKTGDATGVVGKTVAFVASDAMGNGDDELGRLLMKNFLFTLTELDPAPDAVLFANAGVKLAAEGSEVLEALDKLACMGTDIASCGLCLDFFNIKETLAVGRATNMLDIVETLRDAAHTIRP; this comes from the coding sequence ATGACGACCTTGGACTGCCGGGCCAAGAAGTGCCCCCACCCCGTTGTCGAAACCCGCAAGCTGGTCCTGGAGCGACCGGGGGTTCCCCTGCGCGTTCTGGTCGGGGACGATACGGCCCGGGAGAACGTCTCCCGCCTCGCCGCCAGCCAGGGCTACACGGTCGAAGCCAGCGACACCGATGGCGGCTTCGCCCTCGAGCTGACCCCCGGCGCGGCCTCCGGTAAGACCGGTGACGCGACTGGCGTCGTGGGAAAAACCGTCGCCTTCGTCGCCTCCGATGCCATGGGCAACGGCGACGACGAACTGGGACGACTGTTGATGAAAAACTTCCTCTTCACCCTCACCGAACTCGACCCGGCCCCCGACGCCGTGCTGTTCGCCAACGCCGGGGTCAAATTGGCCGCAGAGGGGTCCGAGGTCCTCGAGGCTTTGGACAAACTGGCCTGCATGGGGACCGACATCGCCTCCTGCGGCCTGTGCCTCGATTTCTTCAACATCAAGGAGACGCTCGCCGTCGGCCGGGCCACCAACATGCTCGATATCGTCGAGACCCTGCGGGACGCCGCGCACACCATCCGCCCCTGA
- a CDS encoding DUF3365 domain-containing protein yields the protein MLRISGFLMVCILAVWVSSPAASGGEGRVEPCREATRQFASTLKGELVGALRQGGPVFALGVCRDRAPAIAGAVSAERGLRIGRTALKVRNRQNAPDPWERAVLESFEERKAGGEALPVLERYEVVEEEGGRVLRYMKAIPTGEVCLVCHGTAVAPDVRAGLRTLYPEDRATGFGAGDIRGAFTVSMPLD from the coding sequence ATGCTGCGTATATCCGGGTTTCTGATGGTTTGCATTCTGGCGGTTTGGGTGTCGTCGCCGGCGGCTTCCGGGGGAGAGGGGCGGGTTGAACCCTGCCGGGAGGCGACACGCCAGTTCGCGAGTACGCTCAAGGGGGAGCTGGTCGGGGCGCTGCGGCAGGGGGGGCCGGTCTTCGCCCTGGGCGTCTGTCGGGACAGGGCCCCGGCGATCGCCGGGGCGGTCTCCGCCGAAAGGGGACTGCGAATCGGGAGGACGGCTCTCAAGGTGCGCAACCGGCAGAACGCACCCGACCCCTGGGAGAGGGCGGTTCTGGAGTCCTTCGAGGAGCGCAAGGCCGGCGGAGAGGCTCTGCCGGTTTTGGAACGTTACGAGGTCGTGGAGGAGGAGGGGGGAAGGGTCCTGCGCTACATGAAGGCGATCCCCACCGGGGAGGTCTGCCTGGTGTGCCACGGCACGGCGGTGGCTCCCGATGTCCGGGCCGGGCTGCGGACCCTCTACCCCGAGGACCGGGCCACGGGCTTCGGGGCGGGGGATATCCGGGGGGCCTTCACCGTCAGCATGCCCCTCGATTGA
- a CDS encoding lipoprotein, with the protein MRRIVSVIFLALVLAGCGDQAKDLFETAQFEEKQFNEDHDAQLYRQVLEKFPDSPYAAKARERLAQLGAE; encoded by the coding sequence ATGCGCAGGATTGTTTCGGTGATTTTCCTGGCCCTTGTGCTCGCCGGATGCGGCGACCAGGCGAAGGATTTGTTCGAGACCGCCCAGTTCGAGGAAAAGCAGTTTAACGAGGATCACGACGCCCAGCTTTACCGGCAGGTTCTGGAGAAATTCCCCGACTCGCCCTACGCGGCCAAGGCCCGGGAGCGGCTGGCGCAGTTGGGGGCCGAGTAA
- a CDS encoding ADP-ribosylglycohydrolase family protein gives MLRHYFCLYPHADYGGNFCRWAQGEGRASYNSYGNGAAMRVSPVGWCFDDLDTVLAEAEKTALPTHSHPEGVKGAQAVAAAIFLARREKDRGRLRHYLETRFGYDLSRSLDSIRPDYRFDVTCQGSVPEALIAFFEAEDFEDAVRGAVSLGGDSDTQACIAGSVAEAYFGGVPQGIQEEVWARLDDRLARVVSRFREAVDLN, from the coding sequence ATGCTGCGGCACTATTTTTGCCTCTATCCCCACGCAGATTACGGCGGCAACTTCTGTCGATGGGCGCAGGGAGAGGGGCGTGCGTCCTACAACTCCTATGGCAACGGGGCGGCCATGAGGGTCAGCCCGGTGGGGTGGTGTTTCGACGATCTGGATACGGTCCTGGCCGAGGCGGAAAAAACCGCCCTGCCCACTCACAGCCACCCCGAGGGGGTCAAGGGGGCCCAGGCGGTGGCGGCGGCGATCTTTCTGGCGCGGCGGGAAAAGGACCGGGGGAGGCTGCGGCACTACCTGGAAACCCGCTTCGGCTACGACCTCTCCCGAAGCCTGGACAGCATCCGGCCGGACTATCGGTTCGACGTGACCTGCCAGGGCTCGGTCCCCGAGGCCCTGATAGCCTTTTTCGAGGCCGAAGACTTCGAGGACGCGGTGCGGGGCGCCGTCTCTCTCGGCGGCGACAGCGATACCCAGGCCTGCATAGCCGGGAGCGTGGCCGAGGCTTATTTCGGCGGGGTCCCCCAGGGCATTCAGGAGGAGGTGTGGGCCCGGCTTGACGACCGGTTGGCCAGGGTCGTTAGCCGCTTCCGGGAGGCGGTCGACCTGAACTGA
- the ispG gene encoding flavodoxin-dependent (E)-4-hydroxy-3-methylbut-2-enyl-diphosphate synthase, producing the protein MSRTTRQIRVGGVAVGGGAPITVQSMTNTDTRDAAATLEQIGRLHRAGCEIVRCAVPDQDAAAALGEIVRQSPLPVIADIHFDHRLALASLEGGVHGLRLNPGNIGERWKVEEVVKACAERSVPIRIGVNGGSLEPELLEKYGHPSAEAMAESALGHIRILEELGYREIKVSLKASDIRRTVEAYRLLAGQVDYPLHVGITEAGTTFSGTVKSAVGLGVLLYDGIGDTLRVSLTGDPVDEVRVGWEILKSLGLRERGPVFVSCPTCGRCQVDLIPVAEAVEERLRDLPAAITVAVMGCVVNGPGEAREADVGIAGGKGQGLLFRKGEVVRKVAEEDLADALVEEARRMAEEEAKV; encoded by the coding sequence ATGTCCCGCACCACCCGCCAGATCCGCGTCGGCGGCGTCGCCGTCGGCGGCGGCGCCCCGATCACGGTCCAGTCCATGACCAACACTGACACCCGGGACGCGGCCGCCACATTGGAGCAGATCGGTCGCCTGCACCGGGCCGGCTGCGAGATCGTGCGCTGCGCCGTCCCCGATCAGGACGCGGCGGCGGCCCTCGGCGAGATCGTGCGCCAGAGCCCCCTGCCGGTGATCGCCGACATCCATTTCGACCACCGCCTCGCCCTGGCCTCGCTCGAGGGCGGAGTTCACGGGCTGCGCCTCAACCCCGGAAACATCGGGGAGAGGTGGAAGGTGGAGGAGGTGGTCAAGGCCTGCGCCGAGCGCTCTGTGCCGATCCGCATCGGGGTCAACGGCGGCTCCCTGGAGCCGGAATTGCTCGAGAAGTACGGCCACCCGAGCGCCGAGGCGATGGCCGAGAGCGCCCTCGGGCACATCCGCATCCTCGAAGAGCTCGGCTACCGGGAGATCAAGGTCAGCCTCAAGGCCTCGGACATCCGCCGCACCGTCGAGGCCTACCGCCTCCTCGCCGGCCAGGTCGACTACCCCCTGCACGTCGGCATCACCGAGGCGGGGACGACCTTTTCCGGCACGGTCAAGAGCGCCGTCGGCCTCGGGGTCCTCCTCTACGACGGGATCGGCGACACCTTGCGGGTCTCCCTCACCGGCGACCCGGTGGACGAGGTGCGGGTCGGCTGGGAAATCCTCAAGAGCCTCGGGCTGCGCGAGCGCGGCCCGGTCTTCGTCAGTTGCCCCACCTGCGGCCGCTGCCAGGTCGATCTCATCCCCGTCGCCGAGGCCGTGGAGGAGCGCCTGCGCGACCTGCCCGCGGCGATCACCGTGGCGGTCATGGGGTGCGTGGTCAACGGCCCCGGCGAGGCCCGGGAGGCCGACGTCGGCATCGCCGGCGGCAAGGGGCAGGGACTCCTTTTCCGCAAGGGGGAGGTGGTGCGCAAGGTGGCCGAGGAAGACCTGGCGGACGCCCTGGTCGAGGAGGCGCGGCGCATGGCCGAAGAGGAGGCAAAGGTCTGA
- the rlmD gene encoding 23S rRNA (uracil(1939)-C(5))-methyltransferase RlmD → MAKPPARGKSRPPRTPLPTLECDIDHINDDGVGIGRHAGKEVVVAGAFAGERVEVTAEHTGQRRIIGRLRKVLSPNPDRVPSPCRHARSCLGCPLIAMDYAAQLGFKQDRVRQALDGYPDLRKVPVAPAWEASHPLGYRTNAKLVCSRGRGQVKIGLYRRGSHDPVDIGDCPLHNPLVNRIVAVVREEIDRQKIYVYDPARRRGLLRYLAVRVAPAANKAMVTFVVAERDFRPVTHLAKWLKKKVPEVVSVNMNVNASEGNVIFGRETKRIMGVPDLIDQVGDVRLRISPTSFFQVNNEQAARIYRLVRQWAALGKDETALDLYCGIGGIALHLAKDAGRVIGVEVAEEAVGNARANARLNDTAGCSFFAGDAAGQLEELAEQIPPGGVAVVNPPRSGCEPQVLKGLAGLAPRTLIYVSCNPRTLARDLDILGGLGYRTAEVQPVDMFPQTGHVESVARLVPA, encoded by the coding sequence ATGGCAAAACCACCGGCAAGAGGCAAGAGCAGGCCCCCCAGGACCCCCCTGCCCACTCTCGAATGCGACATCGACCACATCAACGACGACGGCGTCGGCATCGGCCGCCACGCCGGCAAAGAGGTCGTGGTGGCGGGCGCCTTTGCCGGCGAGCGGGTCGAGGTCACGGCGGAGCACACCGGGCAGCGCCGCATCATCGGCCGCCTGCGCAAGGTCCTGTCCCCGAACCCGGACCGGGTCCCCTCCCCCTGCCGGCACGCGCGCTCCTGCCTCGGCTGCCCCCTGATCGCCATGGACTACGCCGCGCAGCTCGGCTTCAAGCAGGACCGGGTGCGCCAGGCCCTGGACGGCTACCCGGACCTTCGCAAGGTCCCGGTCGCCCCGGCGTGGGAGGCCTCGCACCCCCTGGGCTACCGCACCAACGCCAAGCTGGTCTGCAGCCGCGGGCGCGGGCAGGTCAAGATCGGGCTTTACCGGCGGGGCAGCCATGACCCGGTGGACATCGGGGACTGCCCCCTTCACAACCCCCTGGTCAACCGCATCGTCGCCGTGGTGCGCGAAGAAATCGACCGGCAGAAGATCTATGTCTACGACCCCGCCCGGCGCCGGGGCCTGCTGCGCTACCTGGCGGTGCGGGTCGCCCCGGCTGCGAACAAGGCGATGGTGACCTTCGTCGTCGCCGAGCGCGATTTCCGCCCCGTCACCCACCTCGCCAAGTGGCTGAAAAAGAAGGTCCCCGAGGTCGTCTCGGTCAACATGAACGTCAACGCCTCGGAGGGGAACGTCATCTTCGGCAGGGAAACCAAGCGCATCATGGGAGTGCCCGACCTGATCGACCAGGTAGGCGACGTGCGCCTGCGCATCTCCCCCACCTCCTTCTTCCAGGTCAACAACGAACAGGCGGCCCGCATCTACCGCCTGGTGCGCCAGTGGGCTGCGCTGGGCAAGGATGAGACCGCCCTCGACCTCTACTGCGGCATCGGCGGCATCGCCCTGCACCTGGCCAAGGACGCGGGGCGGGTGATCGGGGTCGAGGTTGCCGAGGAGGCGGTGGGCAACGCCCGGGCCAACGCCCGGCTGAACGACACGGCGGGCTGCTCCTTTTTCGCCGGGGACGCCGCTGGGCAGCTGGAGGAGCTGGCCGAACAGATCCCGCCCGGCGGGGTCGCGGTGGTCAATCCCCCGCGCAGCGGCTGCGAGCCGCAGGTCCTGAAGGGCCTTGCCGGACTCGCCCCGCGGACCCTGATCTACGTCTCCTGCAACCCCCGGACCCTGGCCCGCGACCTCGACATCCTCGGGGGGCTGGGATACCGCACCGCCGAGGTGCAGCCCGTGGACATGTTCCCCCAGACCGGCCACGTCGAATCGGTGGCGCGCCTCGTCCCCGCCTAG